The proteins below are encoded in one region of Bacteroidota bacterium:
- a CDS encoding T9SS type A sorting domain-containing protein codes for LLGDTIVGGSAHPITVYRDTSLIIGIQWRNVEFPVDEGFSEVIITDTTGNILKRRLLLSENTIPIGIITTFDNKILVTGTYNLFHIYLWKLNSDLEDDTLYTQPFTYDSLCQYPIPSDTIDLNCGVYVSIDEIPLKEDYDKPMKIYPNPAATTIYYEFKDLKTDAVLSIYDGYCRLVDEIEIPAYTKKIQTDVTAYPAGLYLAILKNSQNIIGKEKFMVAR; via the coding sequence TTTACTTGGCGATACCATTGTTGGAGGTAGCGCTCATCCAATTACTGTCTACAGGGATACTTCTTTAATAATTGGTATTCAATGGCGAAATGTAGAATTTCCCGTAGATGAAGGTTTTAGCGAAGTGATAATAACAGATACAACTGGAAATATTTTAAAACGAAGATTATTGCTATCTGAAAATACTATTCCGATTGGTATTATAACAACTTTTGATAACAAGATACTTGTCACAGGCACTTATAATCTTTTTCACATTTACCTTTGGAAACTCAATTCAGATTTAGAAGACGATACCCTATACACTCAGCCCTTTACTTATGACAGTCTTTGTCAATACCCGATCCCTTCTGATACCATCGACCTGAACTGTGGCGTATATGTTTCGATTGATGAAATACCGCTTAAAGAAGACTATGATAAGCCGATGAAGATATATCCCAATCCTGCTGCAACAACTATTTATTATGAATTCAAAGATCTGAAAACCGATGCCGTATTAAGCATTTATGACGGTTATTGCAGGCTGGTGGATGAAATTGAGATACCGGCATATACAAAGAAAATACAAACCGATGTTACGGCTTATCCGGCAGGTTTGTACCTGGCTATACTGAAAAATTCCCAAAATATCATAGGCAAAGAGAAATTTATGGTGGCAAGGTAG
- a CDS encoding T9SS type A sorting domain-containing protein, with protein sequence MKQAIYKEDVLPNAMIRDVLIVNPQSAKSQEVLQSLDDRFDPMPDYMMAEIMQGRDYLGAKEILESRFGYWQQVRARAKNQLIRKFLSDTTILNPYDSLIALYEDETDLQSKYRLAFCYFNNEQAEQALNVLNEIPATYELNTHQTAIHQDFEDYFNVIKMIHDSTWSARQLDSLSVNTMHSIINDGYPLIGGYARGLLVKGNFINYTEQVYFPPNTKSLPEYHFTTHEVINEKEEHLILFPNPASDYVIVYFSTIELKNTGKLLLHDISGKFLEIMTLHNYQNQLVLNLSDVPNGIYIISLYVDDELVESKKLTKATR encoded by the coding sequence ATGAAACAAGCCATTTACAAAGAGGATGTTCTGCCTAATGCAATGATACGTGATGTATTAATAGTCAATCCCCAATCGGCCAAGTCGCAGGAAGTGCTTCAATCGCTGGATGATCGTTTTGATCCGATGCCTGATTACATGATGGCGGAGATCATGCAAGGGCGAGACTATCTTGGTGCAAAAGAAATTCTTGAATCGCGGTTTGGTTATTGGCAGCAGGTACGTGCAAGAGCCAAAAATCAACTGATACGGAAATTCCTCTCCGATACCACCATCCTTAATCCTTACGACAGCTTGATAGCTTTGTATGAAGATGAAACAGATCTTCAGTCAAAATACAGGTTGGCCTTCTGCTATTTTAACAATGAACAGGCAGAACAAGCGCTGAATGTACTAAATGAGATTCCTGCCACATACGAATTAAACACCCACCAAACTGCTATACACCAGGATTTCGAAGATTATTTCAATGTCATAAAAATGATACATGACAGTACCTGGAGTGCACGGCAATTGGATTCACTATCGGTCAATACCATGCATTCAATTATAAATGATGGGTATCCCTTGATCGGTGGTTATGCACGAGGACTGCTGGTAAAGGGCAATTTTATTAATTATACCGAACAGGTTTATTTTCCCCCAAATACAAAATCTTTACCTGAATATCACTTTACTACACATGAAGTAATTAATGAAAAGGAAGAACACCTTATACTTTTCCCCAATCCAGCCAGTGATTATGTTATTGTCTATTTCAGTACTATTGAGCTAAAAAATACCGGCAAATTATTACTCCATGATATTAGCGGTAAATTTTTGGAAATCATGACTCTTCACAACTATCAAAATCAATTGGTTCTAAATCTGAGTGACGTTCCAAATGGTATATACATTATTAGTTTATATGTTGATGATGAATTGGTTGAAAGTAAGAAGTTAACAAAAGCCACTCGTTAA
- a CDS encoding DUF3796 domain-containing protein translates to MNKRNLGYLGFLGLLGFLGFIFHMEGLYGLFGLYGFFAFFGVDTHKKRGNKDPDKKE, encoded by the coding sequence ATGAATAAAAGAAACCTTGGCTATCTGGGATTCTTGGGCTTACTGGGATTTCTGGGCTTCATTTTTCATATGGAAGGCCTTTACGGATTATTCGGGCTATATGGATTTTTCGCTTTCTTTGGCGTGGATACCCATAAGAAAAGGGGGAATAAAGATCCTGACAAAAAGGAATAA
- a CDS encoding twitching motility protein PilT yields the protein MPGSISIRFYEELNDFLPPGKRKKPIDVNLFCSPSIKDIIESLGVPHAEVDLILVNGQSVSFDHRPKEGDMISVYPVFESLDITHATHLRPKPLRITRFILDVHLGKLARYLRMLGFDTMYRNDYDDPEIVALSQKEKRIILTRDVILLKNNDVTHGLWIRSQKPSEQVKEVIGRLDLYQQIKPFDRCMECNGRISKIEKNKILDQLEPGTKANFDTFYRCRDCHKVYWNGSHLEKMQVVINNLKITD from the coding sequence ATGCCGGGATCAATCAGTATCAGGTTTTATGAGGAACTGAATGATTTTCTTCCGCCTGGCAAGCGTAAGAAGCCTATTGATGTTAATCTTTTCTGTAGTCCCTCTATTAAAGATATCATCGAATCTCTTGGTGTCCCCCATGCAGAGGTGGATCTTATACTGGTCAATGGCCAATCTGTTTCATTTGATCACCGGCCAAAAGAGGGTGACATGATATCCGTATACCCGGTATTTGAAAGCCTGGATATAACACACGCCACTCATTTGCGCCCCAAGCCTCTGAGAATTACACGTTTTATCCTTGATGTACATTTGGGTAAGTTAGCCCGTTATTTGCGTATGTTAGGCTTTGATACGATGTACCGTAATGATTATGACGATCCTGAGATAGTAGCATTGTCACAAAAAGAAAAACGTATAATCCTGACACGTGACGTCATTCTGCTGAAAAATAATGATGTGACACATGGATTATGGATACGTTCGCAGAAGCCATCGGAACAGGTGAAGGAGGTGATCGGAAGGCTCGATCTTTATCAGCAGATAAAACCCTTTGACAGATGTATGGAGTGCAATGGACGGATCTCAAAAATTGAGAAAAATAAAATACTGGATCAATTAGAGCCAGGCACCAAAGCCAACTTCGACACCTTTTACCGGTGCAGGGATTGCCATAAAGTGTACTGGAACGGATCCCATTTAGAAAAGATGCAAGTGGTGATAAACAATCTGAAAATTACAGATTAG
- a CDS encoding zinc-binding dehydrogenase, translating to MKAIVLKEYNNNLSRVLRSLEVINKDIRPLKDDEVLVKISAAPCNPSDIAFVRGMYNIRKPLPVVSGFEGAGSVVAAGKSSEARNLLGKRVCCFTQDDGDGTWAEYFITKPDKCIAVHDDLDILQAACLAINPFTAYALVDTAVRYGSEAVINTAAAGQIGRFVRALARDKNITLINIVRQDNHLEMLKNEGENYVLNIRSEQFEDQLKELAHELKATTAFDALGGESTARILQAMPNASQLILYGGLANQYIANIDVLEIIFKKKSIVGFNLGDWKKEIGPETFSQISSDIQNMIIKGMITTKIQHTYKLEEVIRALLQYVGHMSDGKILFTP from the coding sequence ATGAAAGCCATTGTTCTAAAAGAATACAATAATAATCTATCGAGGGTATTGCGAAGCCTGGAGGTCATCAATAAAGATATCCGTCCATTAAAAGATGATGAGGTCCTTGTAAAAATATCAGCAGCTCCGTGCAATCCTTCGGACATCGCTTTTGTAAGGGGAATGTATAATATCAGGAAACCTTTACCTGTGGTGTCAGGTTTCGAGGGAGCAGGGTCAGTAGTGGCTGCCGGTAAGAGTTCCGAAGCCAGGAATCTCCTTGGTAAACGGGTGTGCTGTTTCACTCAGGATGACGGTGATGGTACATGGGCAGAGTACTTTATAACAAAACCTGATAAATGTATTGCGGTCCACGATGATCTGGACATCCTTCAGGCAGCATGTCTGGCAATCAATCCCTTCACAGCTTATGCCCTTGTCGACACAGCAGTTCGTTATGGCAGTGAGGCTGTCATTAATACGGCCGCTGCCGGACAGATAGGGAGATTTGTACGTGCTCTTGCCAGGGACAAAAATATTACCCTGATCAACATTGTCAGGCAGGATAACCATCTTGAGATGCTTAAAAACGAAGGAGAAAATTATGTTTTAAACATCCGGTCAGAACAATTTGAGGATCAGCTCAAAGAACTTGCACATGAACTGAAAGCAACCACAGCCTTTGATGCGCTGGGGGGAGAGTCGACAGCACGCATCCTACAGGCCATGCCCAACGCTTCTCAGTTAATCCTGTATGGCGGACTGGCTAATCAATATATCGCAAATATCGATGTTCTGGAAATCATCTTTAAGAAAAAATCAATCGTCGGATTTAACCTTGGGGATTGGAAAAAAGAAATTGGCCCCGAAACTTTCAGCCAGATTTCATCAGATATCCAGAATATGATCATAAAGGGAATGATCACGACAAAAATACAGCATACATATAAACTTGAGGAAGTGATCCGTGCCCTGTTACAGTATGTAGGGCATATGTCAGATGGAAAAATCCTTTTCACACCTTAA
- a CDS encoding IS110 family transposase, with protein MKRACGLDVHKDTIFSATYEGKKHSPVTEYTTLTSSIRAMGEELRSEGVDAIAMESTGMYWVPVWNILEDMGFHLILVNPYLIKQMPGRKSDVKDAQWIATLLHKGLLRSSLVPCKEIRELRTYSRRYVKLQQRQTSVLQDMERTLEICSIRITSFVSNISGKSVLRVIQQIVQGETAPDVLVESIHGRIVNTHSKQNIKESLTGFITEHHRFMLELSLQEYEMLVGQSNKCLSKMKELCNEHYKQEMKLLITIPGISHIAAMIVLAETGADMKAFENSGKFSGWTGLRPRNDESAGKYKSTAITKGNRFLRAVLVQIAWAAIRTKGSYFKEKFNRLAMRKSRQKALIAIARKLGVLIWNVLYYKQEYNPEKLIVYDPRKLQAKISYHQKECDRLQKLIQR; from the coding sequence ATGAAACGAGCATGCGGACTGGATGTACACAAAGATACAATTTTTAGTGCTACATACGAGGGTAAAAAACATAGCCCTGTAACAGAGTATACAACCCTTACATCGTCCATCCGGGCCATGGGCGAAGAATTACGTTCAGAAGGGGTTGATGCAATTGCGATGGAAAGCACCGGGATGTATTGGGTTCCTGTATGGAATATTCTGGAAGACATGGGCTTTCATTTGATCCTGGTCAATCCCTATTTAATCAAGCAGATGCCAGGGCGTAAAAGCGATGTAAAGGATGCCCAGTGGATTGCTACATTGTTGCATAAAGGGTTGTTGCGAAGTAGCTTAGTTCCCTGCAAGGAAATACGAGAGTTGCGAACGTATAGTCGCAGGTATGTCAAATTACAACAACGGCAAACATCGGTATTGCAGGACATGGAACGAACGTTAGAGATTTGCAGTATTCGGATTACCAGTTTTGTCAGCAACATATCAGGCAAAAGTGTATTGAGGGTAATCCAGCAAATTGTACAAGGTGAAACAGCTCCGGATGTCTTGGTTGAGTCGATACATGGCCGAATCGTTAACACACATTCGAAACAAAACATCAAAGAATCACTTACCGGGTTTATTACGGAACATCATCGTTTTATGCTGGAGTTATCCCTTCAGGAGTATGAGATGTTAGTCGGTCAAAGTAATAAGTGTTTGTCAAAGATGAAAGAGCTGTGCAATGAGCATTACAAACAGGAAATGAAGTTGTTGATTACCATACCAGGCATAAGTCACATTGCAGCCATGATTGTATTAGCCGAAACGGGGGCAGATATGAAAGCCTTTGAAAACAGTGGCAAATTTTCCGGATGGACGGGACTACGTCCAAGAAATGATGAAAGTGCCGGAAAATACAAAAGCACTGCAATCACTAAGGGAAATCGTTTTTTGCGCGCTGTTTTGGTTCAGATTGCATGGGCAGCAATACGTACAAAAGGATCATATTTCAAAGAAAAATTCAATCGGTTGGCAATGAGAAAGTCCAGGCAAAAAGCGCTGATTGCGATTGCAAGAAAGCTTGGCGTGTTAATATGGAATGTTCTTTACTACAAACAAGAATATAACCCTGAAAAACTCATTGTGTATGATCCGCGGAAGTTGCAGGCAAAAATATCGTACCATCAAAAAGAATGCGATCGTCTGCAAAAACTTATACAACGATAA
- a CDS encoding pyridoxine 5'-phosphate synthase, protein MTRLSVNINKIATLRNARGGNIPDVLKAASDCERFGAQGITVHPRPDERHIRYMDVIGLRTLVKTEFNIEGYPTEKFIDLVLSVRPEQVTLVPDPPDTLTSNAGWDTYKNEVFLKDIIQTFQKAGIRTSIFIDPVPEMIKNAVKTGTDRIELYTEAYARNYSIHKEEAIKSYVTAALVASEAGLGINAGHDLNLENLRYFAQHIPGLLEVSIGHALICDALYYGLENTIQLYLRQLNSKLKE, encoded by the coding sequence ATGACCAGATTGAGTGTAAACATCAATAAAATTGCGACTCTAAGAAATGCCAGGGGCGGCAATATTCCTGATGTACTGAAAGCTGCTTCAGATTGTGAACGTTTTGGTGCCCAGGGTATCACTGTTCATCCACGACCAGATGAAAGGCATATCAGATACATGGATGTGATCGGTCTGAGAACTCTTGTGAAAACTGAGTTTAATATAGAGGGTTACCCGACTGAAAAATTTATTGATCTAGTATTGTCAGTTCGGCCGGAACAGGTTACCCTAGTGCCTGATCCACCTGACACTCTTACATCCAATGCAGGATGGGACACTTACAAAAATGAAGTTTTTTTAAAGGATATTATTCAAACTTTTCAAAAAGCAGGGATCCGCACATCCATTTTCATTGATCCAGTTCCTGAGATGATAAAAAATGCCGTCAAAACCGGAACTGACCGTATTGAACTCTATACCGAAGCATATGCAAGGAATTATTCCATCCACAAAGAAGAGGCTATTAAATCTTATGTAACTGCGGCACTGGTAGCCAGTGAGGCTGGTCTGGGTATTAATGCCGGTCATGATCTGAACCTGGAGAATTTGCGGTATTTTGCTCAACATATCCCTGGATTGCTGGAGGTTTCTATTGGACACGCCCTGATCTGCGATGCGCTGTATTATGGCCTTGAAAACACCATACAGTTATATTTACGCCAACTCAATAGCAAACTAAAGGAGTAA
- a CDS encoding alpha/beta fold hydrolase, translating into MKLNYRIYGTGEPVIILHGLFGISDNWVTIGKRLAEHFTVFIPDFRNHGQSPHSPIFNILALTND; encoded by the coding sequence ATGAAGTTAAATTATAGGATATATGGAACAGGTGAGCCCGTAATAATCCTGCATGGTCTTTTTGGAATTTCAGATAACTGGGTGACGATAGGCAAAAGGCTTGCAGAACATTTTACCGTATTTATTCCTGACTTCCGTAACCACGGACAATCCCCCCACAGCCCGATTTTCAACATTTTAGCATTGACAAATGATTAG
- a CDS encoding alpha/beta hydrolase, whose protein sequence is MNNPFVIGHSLGGKVAMNLALNTLCPLKKLVVIDISPRYYNLCQEHLHILSAMASVNFDNIRARSDVDSLLSQTVTNERIRLFIMKNLYRINDKRFGWRLNLSAISDNIDHIAAGIQSTNTFGKPTLFIKGLLSDYITEKDIGLILRYFPSATIATVPKASHWVHVDAPNELYSILYDFLGN, encoded by the coding sequence ATAAACAATCCTTTCGTGATCGGACATTCCCTGGGAGGAAAGGTTGCCATGAATCTGGCTCTGAATACATTATGTCCACTAAAAAAATTGGTTGTTATTGATATCAGCCCGAGGTATTACAATTTGTGCCAGGAACATCTCCACATCCTCAGTGCTATGGCATCTGTGAATTTTGATAATATCAGAGCACGGTCAGATGTTGACAGTCTCTTATCACAGACAGTAACCAATGAGCGTATCAGGCTTTTTATCATGAAAAACCTTTACCGAATTAATGATAAAAGATTTGGCTGGAGGTTGAATCTGAGTGCGATAAGTGACAATATTGACCACATTGCAGCTGGTATCCAGAGCACAAATACATTTGGCAAGCCCACGTTGTTCATCAAAGGATTATTATCAGATTATATTACGGAAAAGGATATTGGCCTTATCTTGAGATATTTCCCATCAGCGACCATAGCAACCGTTCCAAAGGCTTCCCATTGGGTGCATGTGGATGCACCTAATGAACTGTACTCAATATTATACGATTTTCTGGGTAACTAA
- a CDS encoding DUF5668 domain-containing protein — protein MSYKKIFWGIILIFIGILIILKNLDVVHFSWLQFLMLWPVLLILWGLSIIPAKSWIKLTLSLVTIIISVILVSYIDWGVYRPFWFFHHDREGKEIFKHKSVTSDQILSEPYDSTLLQAGLQLDVAAGAFEISGQTSQLLEFDNRGYLGEYEMTSQDINGKREIKLRLREPVIHSHNKIGNRVYIKLNELPEWDFNFDVGAATLLMDLSNYKTRQISIEGGASSMEIKLGNKANEIHIDIEAGASSVLLRIPRSSGCEISGTTVLSSRSLEDFTKVRQNTYQTENLEGNPNKIIIDVDVAVSSFEVIRY, from the coding sequence ATGAGCTATAAAAAAATATTTTGGGGCATCATATTGATCTTTATCGGTATACTGATCATACTTAAAAACCTGGATGTGGTCCACTTCAGCTGGTTACAGTTCCTTATGTTATGGCCGGTCTTGTTGATATTATGGGGTTTATCCATCATCCCGGCAAAATCATGGATCAAATTGACACTGTCGCTGGTGACAATTATCATTTCAGTTATCCTGGTTTCTTATATCGACTGGGGGGTATACAGACCCTTCTGGTTTTTTCATCATGACAGGGAAGGGAAAGAGATATTCAAGCATAAATCAGTGACTTCTGATCAGATTCTTAGCGAACCATACGATTCAACCCTGCTCCAGGCTGGTTTGCAACTTGATGTTGCAGCCGGTGCTTTCGAGATCAGTGGCCAGACCAGTCAACTTCTGGAATTTGACAACCGTGGATATCTGGGGGAATATGAGATGACATCCCAGGATATCAATGGAAAGCGTGAAATCAAACTCCGGCTGAGAGAGCCTGTCATCCATAGCCACAATAAAATCGGAAATAGAGTCTATATTAAATTGAATGAATTGCCGGAATGGGATTTCAATTTTGACGTTGGCGCTGCCACCCTGCTGATGGATCTCAGCAATTACAAAACCAGACAAATCAGTATTGAGGGAGGAGCATCATCTATGGAAATTAAATTGGGAAATAAGGCAAATGAAATACACATTGATATAGAAGCTGGCGCTTCATCTGTCTTATTAAGGATACCCCGTTCATCAGGATGTGAGATTTCCGGAACTACAGTATTATCTTCACGATCACTCGAAGATTTTACAAAAGTTCGTCAAAACACTTACCAGACTGAAAACCTGGAAGGTAACCCCAATAAGATCATTATTGATGTAGATGTTGCTGTATCAAGTTTTGAAGTGATCCGCTATTGA
- a CDS encoding PspC domain-containing protein: MEQTRLYRSRTDKVLGGVAGGFAEYLKTDPLAVRLICILLAILGGGGVILYILLWIFIPQKPDDSFKTYSNMEQENKTYNSTPPPGQDNKPKQNPDKGNLAGGVILITIGVLFLLAKFIPRVDFHDLWPVILIVGGFLLLRKSFINPNK; the protein is encoded by the coding sequence GTGGAACAGACACGTTTATACAGAAGTAGAACCGATAAGGTCCTCGGTGGGGTAGCTGGCGGCTTTGCTGAATACCTCAAAACCGATCCCCTGGCCGTCAGATTGATCTGTATTCTCCTTGCCATTCTTGGAGGAGGTGGCGTGATCCTCTATATTCTCCTTTGGATATTTATTCCACAAAAACCTGATGATTCATTTAAAACCTATTCAAATATGGAACAAGAAAACAAAACTTATAACTCAACTCCGCCTCCTGGTCAGGATAATAAACCTAAACAGAATCCTGATAAGGGAAATTTAGCAGGGGGTGTCATTTTAATAACCATTGGAGTATTGTTTCTTTTGGCAAAGTTTATTCCCAGGGTTGATTTCCATGACCTCTGGCCAGTCATTCTTATTGTTGGAGGCTTTCTTTTATTGAGAAAATCATTTATCAATCCTAATAAATAA
- the tatC gene encoding twin-arginine translocase subunit TatC, which produces MSENTKKKARQKNDPEKEMTFWQHLEELRWHIVRSVLVIVAMTIVALIYKTFIFDHIILAPKDSDFITYRLLCKLADLLSVQTLCLRDLEMNIINLSMGGQFTMHVYVSIATGLILATPYIIWEFWRFIRPALKMHERKYASITVLIMSVLFLVGILFSYYVLVPWALYFFGTYQVSEAVLNQISLKSYISTVVTLTFGMGFIFELPVIVYFLTKIGIMTPAFMKKNRKYAFILILIVAAIITPPDVFSQIIATIPLYALYELSIYVSKRVYKKRSLLQG; this is translated from the coding sequence ATGTCCGAAAATACTAAAAAAAAGGCAAGACAGAAGAATGATCCTGAAAAGGAGATGACTTTCTGGCAACACCTTGAAGAGCTCAGGTGGCACATTGTACGGTCTGTCCTCGTCATTGTCGCTATGACTATTGTCGCTCTTATTTATAAAACCTTCATCTTTGACCATATCATTCTGGCACCTAAAGATTCAGATTTTATCACTTATCGGTTACTCTGCAAACTGGCCGATCTCCTATCGGTACAAACATTGTGTCTCCGTGATTTAGAAATGAATATCATAAACCTCTCCATGGGAGGTCAGTTTACTATGCATGTGTATGTCTCGATAGCCACAGGTCTTATTCTCGCTACTCCTTACATAATATGGGAATTCTGGCGATTTATCAGACCAGCATTAAAAATGCACGAACGGAAATATGCCAGCATAACAGTCTTGATCATGTCTGTACTTTTTTTAGTGGGTATCCTTTTCAGTTATTATGTTTTAGTTCCATGGGCATTGTATTTTTTTGGGACTTATCAGGTCAGCGAAGCGGTCCTTAACCAGATATCCCTGAAATCCTATATATCTACAGTAGTCACACTGACTTTTGGTATGGGTTTTATTTTTGAATTGCCTGTCATTGTGTATTTTCTTACAAAAATCGGCATTATGACACCGGCATTTATGAAAAAAAATCGCAAATATGCTTTTATCTTAATCCTGATTGTGGCTGCAATCATTACTCCTCCGGATGTTTTTAGTCAGATCATTGCAACCATTCCCCTCTATGCCCTTTACGAACTCAGTATTTATGTGTCGAAGAGGGTTTATAAAAAGAGGAGTTTGCTTCAGGGGTGA
- a CDS encoding S-adenosylmethionine:tRNA ribosyltransferase-isomerase → MKRNPGSICISDFDYNLPPDKISQFPLNQRDESKLLLYKDGSVTHTIFRNIARHLPANSLIIFNNTRVIQARLFFQKPFGARIEIFCLEPVEPVADIQSAFWQFSPVVWKCLIGHSKRWQKGQLSCTFNHKGRTCILNAERLSAESNPSSVKFFWEPADMIFSEILDAYGLTPLPPYIQRDAGESDKLRYQTIYATQKGSVAAPTAGLHFTKAVFDSLETKGIETAFLTLHVGLGTFKPVTTLKIGNHVMHSECVSIPVDLIRKLSRNDNSSIIAVGTTTVRALESLYGFGVKLTAKPENTKEFFITQWDPYQKWYASEITLNESLHAVLNYCDTFSLKYLTGMTQLLIAPGYHFRLTDIMLTNFHQPKSTLLLLVAAFIGDNWKMVYDYALEKDFRFLSYGDSALLYKRITGIAG, encoded by the coding sequence GTGAAGAGAAATCCAGGGTCTATATGTATTAGTGATTTCGATTATAACCTCCCGCCAGATAAAATCAGCCAGTTCCCATTAAATCAGAGAGACGAATCGAAACTTTTACTTTATAAGGATGGATCAGTGACACACACTATTTTCCGGAATATAGCCAGACATCTGCCAGCCAACAGCCTGATAATCTTTAATAATACCAGGGTTATACAGGCCAGGTTGTTTTTTCAAAAGCCTTTCGGAGCCAGGATTGAAATCTTCTGTCTTGAACCCGTTGAGCCAGTGGCTGATATACAATCGGCCTTCTGGCAATTCTCCCCTGTAGTCTGGAAATGCCTGATCGGTCATTCTAAGAGATGGCAAAAAGGACAGTTATCATGCACATTCAATCATAAAGGTAGAACATGCATTCTTAATGCCGAACGATTATCAGCTGAATCAAATCCGTCATCAGTCAAATTTTTTTGGGAACCAGCCGATATGATCTTTTCTGAAATCCTTGACGCTTATGGTCTGACACCTTTACCTCCATATATTCAACGGGATGCTGGCGAATCGGACAAATTAAGATACCAGACAATTTATGCCACACAAAAGGGATCAGTCGCTGCCCCGACAGCAGGTCTGCATTTCACCAAGGCCGTTTTCGATTCGCTTGAAACTAAAGGAATTGAAACGGCTTTTCTTACCCTGCATGTCGGCCTTGGTACCTTTAAACCAGTCACCACACTAAAAATAGGTAATCATGTGATGCACAGCGAATGTGTATCTATCCCTGTTGATCTGATCCGAAAGCTAAGTCGAAATGATAATAGCAGCATTATAGCTGTGGGTACAACAACAGTCCGCGCCCTGGAAAGTCTTTATGGGTTTGGAGTTAAACTAACTGCTAAACCGGAAAATACCAAAGAATTTTTTATAACTCAATGGGATCCATATCAAAAGTGGTATGCTTCGGAAATAACTTTAAACGAGTCGCTGCATGCAGTCTTGAATTATTGCGATACATTTTCTCTAAAGTACCTCACCGGTATGACTCAACTTCTTATTGCTCCCGGTTATCATTTTAGATTGACCGACATTATGCTGACTAATTTTCATCAACCTAAAAGTACCCTGCTTTTACTTGTGGCCGCTTTTATTGGAGATAACTGGAAAATGGTGTATGATTATGCTCTCGAAAAAGACTTCCGGTTTCTAAGTTATGGCGATAGCGCATTGCTGTACAAGAGAATAACCGGAATAGCTGGATAA
- the pssA gene encoding CDP-diacylglycerol--serine O-phosphatidyltransferase produces the protein MQIRNHIPNFITCLNLFAGCIAVVAVFDQKLTIASLFIGIAIIFDFLDGMAARILHAKSDIGKQLDSLADIVSFGVAPGMIIYKLLDTSITNAELIQFPIGIIPYFSILIPIFSALRLAKFNIDTRQSDIFYGLPTPANAVFLASLPLILAATNPEQWIHILICNTNFLLIVTFVFSGLLVANIRLFSLKFANFSWDLNRLRYVFLFLSLTLIILLKFIALPLIIIMYILISLIFFRR, from the coding sequence ATGCAGATAAGAAACCATATTCCGAATTTTATCACATGTTTGAATTTGTTTGCTGGTTGCATAGCTGTTGTTGCAGTTTTCGATCAAAAACTGACAATAGCCTCCCTTTTTATAGGAATAGCTATCATATTTGATTTTCTAGATGGCATGGCAGCACGGATCCTTCATGCCAAATCCGATATTGGAAAACAGCTTGATTCTCTTGCTGATATAGTATCCTTTGGCGTTGCACCCGGCATGATTATTTATAAATTACTGGATACCAGCATCACCAATGCCGAGCTGATCCAATTCCCAATAGGAATTATCCCTTATTTTTCAATATTGATCCCCATTTTTTCCGCCCTACGTCTGGCAAAATTCAATATAGACACTAGGCAAAGTGATATTTTTTACGGATTGCCGACACCGGCTAATGCAGTATTTTTAGCTTCCCTGCCATTAATCCTTGCTGCCACAAACCCAGAGCAATGGATCCATATACTGATATGTAACACTAATTTTCTTCTTATAGTAACGTTTGTATTTTCTGGCCTGCTTGTGGCCAATATCCGGCTCTTCTCTTTGAAATTCGCCAATTTCTCCTGGGACTTAAATCGACTGAGGTACGTTTTTCTTTTCCTGTCCCTGACCCTTATTATCCTATTGAAATTTATAGCTCTGCCCCTGATCATTATAATGTATATTCTGATATCTTTAATCTTCTTCAGAAGATAG